The window TCCCATCGTCCTGTGACCCCCACTACCCACTTATGTCTCGATTCCTGACGTTGCCCTGGACATCATCCGCTAGTTGATGCACCGTCAGTGCAAGTTTCCAGGTGACAGATGACAGACTAGTACTTCTGTGACACTCCAGTCTTCCTCTTCTAGCTCCTGTCACCTGCTCCTGCTATGTCACCTTTGACTCAATCAAAAGCCTaacctcctctttcctctcctccatgTGTCACTTCGGCCCaggcttccctttcttttctagcCATCCTTGGCTCTACAGCTGATCATCTAACTGTTCCTCGCCCGCTTCCCTCACACCTTTGTCCTTTGCTAAGGCCATGCCATAGAATTTCAGTGCTGGGTCAGAGCTGTAACTGGATGCCTCTGCACTTGGTTCTATGCCCAGATCACTGAGCATTCTTGGGGGAAATCAGTGACTGTTTACAGTTGGCTATGGACTTTCTACTTGATTTACATGTATTGATTGACTTAAGATATTTTTTCCCTTGTTCGTGAGTGCTGTATGAGCGGGTTCCTTTTTCAGCTGTGTAAGTCCACATACATTCATGTAGAGACCGGAGGACGATTCCCAGGTGTCTTTCTGTATTGTTGTCTGCCTTACTGTCTTGAAACAGGATCTTTCACTGAGCTGGAAGCTCATTGTTTGGTTAGGTTGGTTGACTGGCGGGCTTCTGGAATCTGCTGCCTCCACCCCCCAACGCTGGAGTTCTAGGCACATCAGCTATACCTGGCTTTTTGTGCGGGTGTTGGAGATTCAAACTCAAGCCTTCAttgcttacacagcaagtgctcttacccactgaaacaTCCTCCCAGCTCCAAAAGATACATTGTTCCCATTTTAGAGACGTCATTAAGTTATTAAGTAGATAGCCAAGGCTCCACAGCATATGAATAACTGAAGgatgtgggaagagagaagggtgCTGGCTGAGGAAGCAAACGGATCTGGGTATGATGGAATAGGCTTTAATTTCCATCACCTTGGAGGCTAGAGGGGCTATGTAGTGAGGCTGTCTCAAagggaaagaataaaaagtaatCAAAAAGGAAGTaaacagaggagaaaagcagaaaagaagccaGTGTGTGCTGGTgagtgaggcaggagagaggaggaggtggaatcaaagtctcttgtagcccaggctggcatggtACAGGTgagcctcttgcctcagcctcccgagtgttgtgattacaggtgtgtgacatCATGTCtgacttagatttttaaaatttgattgtttttatttattttttgttttttatatcccAACAAAAgtttcccttccctgcctctccttccagtTCTTCATTCTGCCTcacctcccatcctctcctcctctgtTCCTCTTCAGATACCGTGAGTCTCCCTCCTATGGCTGACAGCCAGCCATGGTAGATCAAGTTGCAGCGAGACTAGCCGTCTCCTCTTCTACAACTAGTGAGATATATGTAATTGTAGCAtataggtcctctgcatatatgttaaaagaaattttaaggcTCACTAGTTGTATGGAGAGTAAATATTAAAGGACCAAGGGAAGAAACAAAACCGTTTGGAAATGATGGCAATCCAAGGATGTTTGACAAACAGGAAGGAGTTGTCCATCGCTTACAAGGTACATTGTGGAAACAGAGCTAGAAGAGAGGATGAGAGCCAGCAGGGACAGGCTGGGACAGATTTCAGAGTCCAAGGAGTGACAGTTGATGAGATGTGGgtggcagtgggagcagggaaTGGACAGATGAGGTGGAGGGCAGGAAAGGTTCTTGGTGGTAAGACACTAAGCATGAAGAAACCATgctggaggagggtcatctggtAGATGTCAGAGCCACTGAGGAAGGTGCCAGAATGTGAGGGGGCGAGGGTATGACAAGAACTGGGTTAGGAAAAGAACTTCAATAAGTGGAGAAACACCTCGAAGGTCAGTGGATGCAGTAGCAAGATGGTGTGGTATAGGCAGAAGAGAGAAGCTTCAGAAGAGCTGCAGACACATTAAATATTCTAGATGGGAAGACGGAGGGCTCAACCCCACTGCCTGGTCCTAAGGAATGTGGAGCATGAAACAAAAACCACTCTACTGGGAGGGACCTCAGGGAGAAGTAGGTCACAGAGAAACCAGTTAATATTTGTAAAGCACTTAAAATCTTTCCCTACACATAATGTTGTCACATTTTAATTAAGAACAAAAGTATGGGCCAGAGTGAAGGAAGAGCCTGAGGTACGGGACATTTGCGCCATGGGTATCTTCCTTCCATAGATTCATGATCTCCAAGCACAGCTGCCTTcagtctggtgtctgtctctaggAGTCTttgtcctctccctccctctggtgACTAATCCCGGGGCCACCACCATTCCTCACTCCTCCCTTCTTCACTCCGTGGTTGATCCTGCCTCAGGCAAGTTAGACACCCTTATTCTGACTCTGTCCCCATGCTCCTCTAAAGCCACCCTTCTTGTGTTCCTTCCTTCCATCGAAAGACGGGGTCCATGCCTCCCCTTCAGGCCCAGCGTgtccctctcctggcttcctaGCCTCCCCCATTGCCCCTTCTGTACTGTGAACTTCAGCTTGAAAATAAGCtgggctggggcgtggctcagtgcTAGGTTGGGTAAATGGCAAAACCTACCCCTTATTATTAGCACAGAGAAGCTATTTTCTTGTCCCCCGCAGCACCAGTGAGTTCTTCAAGCCCCTTCCCACTCAATACCCAGCCTTTCCGCCACTCTACGACTTGTACCACTTAAGCTTTTCTCCCACTGCTGTTGCCATCAGTGTCGCCTTCCCAGAGAAAAGTCTCTTCATGTTTGCCAAATGCAGTGGGCACTTTCCACTCCTCAGCCACTTCCCACCCTAGTGACTCATTCCCTCCTTCTGTGCTCTCCTTGCTGCCCCGACACTGTCACTCTTCTGGCATGTTCATCTTTGCTGaattctctgtccctctccccgaCCACTGTCCACATCTTCTCTGATCTCATCCTCTCTCTTGGCTGCTGAGGCTATCTGAATGTTGATgtcccccatctctgtctcctatcccccaccccagtgctgtttctgtgtttcttatTGTGATTTATGTCACCATCATTCCCTTGGATGCCCAGGCTAGGAGGCCAGAAGCCAGTTAAGAATGGTCTCCCTCACTCCCCATACCTACTCATCATTGCTGGCTTCCCaccttctttttgcttttctcttattctctaaATTTACTCTACCACCACCCCTGCTGGGCCtcattacatagcccaggctgaccttgaaattgAGCCAGGCCTCTTACTCAATCTCCATTGTGATGGAAcgacaggcatgtgctgccacacctggccaTGGTTCTTCAGTATAAATTTATTCCCACCCGTAGCCTGAATCCAGGTCtatctctcctcctccctggaATAGTGTGAGTCTGTTGGTCAAGCACAGGGCTGCTTTACATCTAAAACCAGGCTCCAATGCTCCAATCCATTAGATTGATTACTCTGACCATTTACCCTTCATGTGCTTCTTCATACAAAGTACAAAGCGTAGCACCCAGCACTATGTCCTTCTGGCGTCATATAGCTGCTgccactgctgccaccaccactgctgctCCCACAGCTGCTACCTCTGTAGCTGCTGCTGCTAGGGTCCACTGCCAGGCTCCTCCACCTTCTGTTCCCATTCCTCCTTCTGCTGTcagtagctgctgctgctgctgccgccactgCTGCCGCCAGGGTCCACTGCCAGGCTCCTCCACCTTCTCTTCTGATTCCTTGCTCCCCCCTTCATGCTAACGTACTTTATGTacactctttcctctccctccatctttctctgcttGGCCTAACAATTATTCCTCCACAGATTTCCTTTCCATCACCTCtgaagcctcttctggcctcctcgccACTCACCTGAGCCACACACATTCCCTCACAACCATATCTACTTTGCCCTTTGTGCATCATGCTTTAGTGGGCCAGACACTTTACATTTAATCCTCCTGACATGAAATCGGGCCTTTTACATTTAATCCTCATGCGATTGAATTCCATACTGTCTCCATCTTATAAGGAAGAGAACTTGTGAAAGTAACTTGTTAGGGTCACACAGTGGATTGGGTCCCTGGCCAGGGAATCGAACCGCGGCACAGTAACTCAAGGACCAATGTCCTTACTCGTTAAACTCTAATTCTGTATCTGTTTTCCCTCTGAAGATTAGAACTATTTTAAAAGCTGGTACTGCGTTTTATTTTTTATCCCCAGAGCTTGGTACAAATTTGGCAAGAATAAGCAGTCAGTAAATGTTTAATGAGTTAGGAGggcaggagaagcaggaggagggctTGTTACATATTTTCTTGAGGAGACTTGGTAAACACCTATGAAAGGTGAGCCTGTGTTTGTTCAAGTGGAGGAATGCAGACATGTCTTTTCTTAGACCACGGATGTATTTCTGCTCAGTCCTCAAGAGCCTTTTAACACCTGCTGGTCGATGAggcctctgtgtatgtatgtgcgctcAGCACAAAGAAGTTTCGAAATGAAATATTAATGGCACATCTGTGTAAAAGGAGTTAGGCACCTATGAGGGTGCTTATGGCCCTCCCCCCCCACTTTGACTCTCTTTCTCCTTGCCCAGATGCCTCCAGAACTATATCCCTGCTCAGAGTCTGACGCTGTCCTGTCCAGTGTGCCGGCAGACATCCATCCTCCCAGAACAGGGTGTCTCAGCCCTGCAGAACAACTTCTTCATCAGCAGCCTGATGGAGGCCATGCAGCAGGCACCTGAGGGGGCCCACGACCCTGAAGACCCCCACCCCCTCAGCGCAGTGGCTGGCCgccctctctcctgccccaaCCATGAAGGCAAGGTGGGCCCAAGCGAGGCCCAGTGAGGCCAGGActtggggtgggaggagaaggagaagtgaTAAGGGTAGGGTGGCCGTGGGTGGGGTGTTGACAGGGGTAAAGAGGGCCGAAGAGGAGGGGACAAAGAAGTGTAGTGTCTGGCTGTTCCTCATAGGAGCCCTTGTCCCACCAGACGATGGAGTTTTACTGTGAGGCCTGTGAGACGGCCATGTGTGGTGAGTGCCGCGCAGGGGAGCACCGGGAGCATGGCACCGTGCTGCTGCGCGACGTGGTAGAGCAGCACAAGGCAGCCCTGCAGCGCCAGCTTGAGGCTGTGCGTGGCCGGTAGGCATCTTCAGGGGATCTGGACTGGTGCCTCAGCAGGGGCTTGGCAGGGGCTCTGGGGAGGGGAAAGAACGGGCCTGGGAAGGGTAAGAATAGAAGGCTCTAGAAGGTCAGAGAGGGGTTCTTCCAGAGGGCAGTAGTGAGGCTGTCTTGAGAAGGCCCCTCCAGCAGCCCTGGTATGAGACGTTTCACCTCCTCAGATTGCCGCAGCTCTCTGCAGCTATCGCCTTAGTTGGGGGCATCAGCCAGCAGCTGCAAGAGCGCAAGGCAGAGGCCCTGGCCCAGATAAGTGCAGCCTTTGAGGACCtggagcaagccctgcagcagcgCAAGCAGGCTCTGGTCAGCGATTTGGAGAGCATTTGTGGGGCCAAGCAGAAGGTGTGTTGGGTCATCCTTGCTAACCGTGGTCTGTGACGAGatgttctttctgcctccattgtCCGTTTAAGGTTTCCTTTTCTCCAGCCTCTGTTTTGTCTCTCTACATGTCTGTCACTGTTGTGGTCCTTTGCTCCCTGTCTGTCCACCTGGTCTGTCCCTGCTGTGgtcctctgcctccctgtccACATGGTCTGGTCTGTCACTGCTATGGTCTTCTGCCTCCCTGTCCACCTGGTCTGTCACTGCTGTGgtcctctgcctccctgtccACATGCATCTATGTGTATTTCTTTTCTGCCATGATACTACAAGCTCATCAGTAATCACAGCAGCTCCATTTTTGCTAGTCTGCACACCCACTCAATCTCCTCTTCTTCAACAGGTGTTGCAGACACAGTTAGACACACTGCGCCAGGGTCAGGAACACATTGGCAGTAGCTGCAGCTTTGCAGAGCAGGCCCTGAGACTGGGCTCTGCCCCTGAGGTATTGCTGGTGAGAAAGCACATGCGAGAGAGGCTGGCTGCACTGGCGGCTCAGGCCTTCCCAGAAAGGCCGCATGAGAATGCACAGCTGGAACTGGTCCTTGAAGTCGATGGCTTGAGGAGATCGGTACTCAATCTGGGTGCACTGCTCACTACCAGTGCCACTGCACATGAGACAGTGGCCACGGGCGAGGGCCTGCGCCAGGCACTCGTGGGCCAGCCTGCTTCACTCACCGTCACCACCAAAGACAAGGATGGGCGGCTGGTGCGCACAGGCAGCGCAGAGCTGTGTGCAGAGATCACTGGGCCTGACGGCACACGCCTCGCGGTGCCAGTGGTGGACCACAAGAATGGCACCTATGAGCTGGTGTACACTGCACGCACAGAAGGCGACCTGCTCCTCTCAGTGCTGCTCTATGGACAGCCGGTTCGTGGCAGCCCTTTCCGTGTGCGAGCCCTGCGGCCCGGGGACCTGCCACCTTCCCCGGATGATGTGAAGCGCCGGGTCAAGTCTCCCGGTGGTCCTGGCAGCCACGTGCGCCAGAAGGCAGTGCGTAGGCCCAGCTCCATGTACAGCACTGGTGGCAAACGGAAGGAAAACCCAATTGAGGATGAACTTGTCTTCCGCGTTGGTAGGGAGGCCAAGCACAGAGCCAAATGGATGAAGGTTGAGGGGAGGGCCTGATGGGGGCCTAAGGAAGGATGGTGGAGGCTGGCTCAGGCAGGGGCTCAGTGAGGCGGGGAGAGAAGTTCAGACTGATCTCAGTTaattggtgttttccttctcgTCTCTTACCCACAGGCAGCCGTGGAAGGGAGAAAGGTGAATTCACTAATTTACAAGGTGTGTCTGCCGCGAGCAGTGGCCGCATAGTGGTAGCAGACAGCAACAACCAATGCATTCAGGTAAGCCTCTTTGCCTGGCTCCTTTACTACTGGAGAGGATTTATACACCACAGCCTTCAGCTCACCTCCTGAAGATGAAACCCACGATTAGAACCATCTTTAAAGAGCGTGACTCTGAGCCCCTCTTGCCCACCAGGACCATCAGTCAGAGCCAGGGCTCTTGTGCTTTGTTGCCGTTCCTTCCCAGGCCATGCCGAAGCCGTGTAAGCTCCTCCATcggctccttcctttctcctctctgtcttttcttgaaCCGTCTGCTGGCTAGTCAACTTAACTTAGTGGTCAGGTTGCAGGTCTGCCCTTCCCCACTATCTTCCAGCATACCAACCTGGCTCCAGGGTTTGTTATCTGCCTGAAGAATGCAGCCATCTGGTTGTCATCAGCTAGAGGGTGGCACACAACCTCACGTGGTTCTAtacctgcttttcttttccttgtaccTCACACAACGGATTCAGGCATCAGTCATACTCAGTGTTCATGGTCTCTGCTACAACCAGGAAAGATGTGTTCCCTTCTCTAGATCCCTTGCAGAAAGCCCCGATCCTAGCACAGTGGATGCGAATGTGGCAGATAGTGTAGTGATTGAATGCTTGGGTTCTGAAACCAGACACCTCAGTTGGAATCCTGGCTCTCCCTGTACTAGCAAGTTATGTGACCCCTTGACACTGTAGTTAACTCATGTGTAAAATTAGGAAAAGCATTTCTCGGGATTGTTGGGAGTATTAAATGGTGTAGTGCAGTATACCTACCACCTAGCTGTTGTTAGAAATGTCATTGTCCGGGTATAGACTATAAACAAAGGCAAGGGGATGGGAAGGAGCTGCGGGAAGCTTGCTATTAGGAACTTGGAGAGGCCACGGTCAGATTCTAAATGGTTTTGGAAGTGATTCTTTGGAATTTTGGTTTTACCCTGTGAGATTAGCTACTGTGCACCTCAGCTCTTGGAAATGTACACCTTAACCCAAAGATCCTTACTTTAGAACACCTGCACCTTTAGATTTCCCGACCCTGCTTGAACACCCTTGTCACGAGTCCAGTTCTGCCTGTCTTGGCACTCTCGTCGACTCCCTGACCCCACTCTACCTAGCGGAAACCCTTGCAGCCAGTCTCAGGCTGCTGGCTCACTGTTTTTCTTAGGGTAGAGGACCAGAGAAAGTGAATAAGGGATTTGGACTGGCCTAGATGATGGGTGGGGGAGGT of the Chionomys nivalis chromosome 8, mChiNiv1.1, whole genome shotgun sequence genome contains:
- the Trim3 gene encoding tripartite motif-containing protein 3 isoform X1, with the protein product MAKREDSPGPEVQPMDKQFLVCSICLDRYRCPKVLPCLHTFCERCLQNYIPAQSLTLSCPVCRQTSILPEQGVSALQNNFFISSLMEAMQQAPEGAHDPEDPHPLSAVAGRPLSCPNHEGKEPLSHQTMEFYCEACETAMCGECRAGEHREHGTVLLRDVVEQHKAALQRQLEAVRGRLPQLSAAIALVGGISQQLQERKAEALAQISAAFEDLEQALQQRKQALVSDLESICGAKQKVLQTQLDTLRQGQEHIGSSCSFAEQALRLGSAPEVLLVRKHMRERLAALAAQAFPERPHENAQLELVLEVDGLRRSVLNLGALLTTSATAHETVATGEGLRQALVGQPASLTVTTKDKDGRLVRTGSAELCAEITGPDGTRLAVPVVDHKNGTYELVYTARTEGDLLLSVLLYGQPVRGSPFRVRALRPGDLPPSPDDVKRRVKSPGGPGSHVRQKAVRRPSSMYSTGGKRKENPIEDELVFRVGSRGREKGEFTNLQGVSAASSGRIVVADSNNQCIQVFSNEGQFKFRFGVRGRSPGQLQRPTGVAVDTNGDIIVADYDNRWVSIFSPEGKFKTKIGAGRLMGPKGVAVDRNGHIIVVDNKSCCVFTFQPNGKLVGRFGGRGATDRHFAGPHFVAVNNKNEIVVTDFHNHSVKVYNADGEFLFKFGSHGEGNGQFNAPTGVAVDSNGNIIVADWGNSRIQVFDSSGSFLSYINTSAEPLYGPQGLALTSDGHVVVADAGNHCFKAYRYLQ
- the Trim3 gene encoding tripartite motif-containing protein 3 isoform X2 — its product is MAKREDSPGPEVQPMDKQFLVCSICLDRYRCPKVLPCLHTFCERCLQNYIPAQSLTLSCPVCRQTSILPEQGVSALQNNFFISSLMEAMQQAPEGAHDPEDPHPLSAVAGRPLSCPNHEGKTMEFYCEACETAMCGECRAGEHREHGTVLLRDVVEQHKAALQRQLEAVRGRLPQLSAAIALVGGISQQLQERKAEALAQISAAFEDLEQALQQRKQALVSDLESICGAKQKVLQTQLDTLRQGQEHIGSSCSFAEQALRLGSAPEVLLVRKHMRERLAALAAQAFPERPHENAQLELVLEVDGLRRSVLNLGALLTTSATAHETVATGEGLRQALVGQPASLTVTTKDKDGRLVRTGSAELCAEITGPDGTRLAVPVVDHKNGTYELVYTARTEGDLLLSVLLYGQPVRGSPFRVRALRPGDLPPSPDDVKRRVKSPGGPGSHVRQKAVRRPSSMYSTGGKRKENPIEDELVFRVGSRGREKGEFTNLQGVSAASSGRIVVADSNNQCIQVFSNEGQFKFRFGVRGRSPGQLQRPTGVAVDTNGDIIVADYDNRWVSIFSPEGKFKTKIGAGRLMGPKGVAVDRNGHIIVVDNKSCCVFTFQPNGKLVGRFGGRGATDRHFAGPHFVAVNNKNEIVVTDFHNHSVKVYNADGEFLFKFGSHGEGNGQFNAPTGVAVDSNGNIIVADWGNSRIQVFDSSGSFLSYINTSAEPLYGPQGLALTSDGHVVVADAGNHCFKAYRYLQ
- the Trim3 gene encoding tripartite motif-containing protein 3 isoform X3, translating into MKTMEFYCEACETAMCGECRAGEHREHGTVLLRDVVEQHKAALQRQLEAVRGRLPQLSAAIALVGGISQQLQERKAEALAQISAAFEDLEQALQQRKQALVSDLESICGAKQKVLQTQLDTLRQGQEHIGSSCSFAEQALRLGSAPEVLLVRKHMRERLAALAAQAFPERPHENAQLELVLEVDGLRRSVLNLGALLTTSATAHETVATGEGLRQALVGQPASLTVTTKDKDGRLVRTGSAELCAEITGPDGTRLAVPVVDHKNGTYELVYTARTEGDLLLSVLLYGQPVRGSPFRVRALRPGDLPPSPDDVKRRVKSPGGPGSHVRQKAVRRPSSMYSTGGKRKENPIEDELVFRVGSRGREKGEFTNLQGVSAASSGRIVVADSNNQCIQVFSNEGQFKFRFGVRGRSPGQLQRPTGVAVDTNGDIIVADYDNRWVSIFSPEGKFKTKIGAGRLMGPKGVAVDRNGHIIVVDNKSCCVFTFQPNGKLVGRFGGRGATDRHFAGPHFVAVNNKNEIVVTDFHNHSVKVYNADGEFLFKFGSHGEGNGQFNAPTGVAVDSNGNIIVADWGNSRIQVFDSSGSFLSYINTSAEPLYGPQGLALTSDGHVVVADAGNHCFKAYRYLQ